Part of the Rhizobium lentis genome, CTTCGGCTCGATTTCCTGAACGCCGACCAGCTCGCGCACGACCTTGGTGGCGAAGGCGTCATCCACTTGGGGCGCCGGCTGGTTGATGTCGTAGCCCCAAACGATCAGCCACTCGTTCCATGGCCGGACCATGCGCACCAGGCCCATGCCGATGCCCCCGACATCAGCGCCCGGCTGCAGCACCCAATAAAGCACCGAGGGACGATGCGCGACATAGCGGGAGAGGTCTGCCTTGAACAGGATGTTCATCGACCCCGCGACGCCCATCTTGCCTTCGAAGGTCAGGCCCGCATGTTCGGCAACCTTGGAATTGCCGCCGTCCGCACCGATCAGGAATTTCGAGCGGATCGTCAGTTCCTTGCCGGTCAGCCGGTCGAAGCAGATGGTCGTCACGCCTTCGGCATCCTGCACGTGGCTCCTGTATTCGGTTGACATGCGCGGCTGCGCGCCGCGCGAACATGCCGTCTTGAACAGGAGCGGTTCCATATAGGTCTGTGGCAGATCGTTCATCCGGCCTGGCGATGACAGAATATGCTCCGCGCGGGACAGGGGGTGATTGCCCCAGCTCTGCATACGGCCGATCTCCTCGCCGGCAACGGCGGTGCAGAAGACGTTCTGCCCCATGAGATCCTGCTCGGTGGCAAACAGATAGGCCTCGTCCTCGACGTCCCGCCCGAGATCGCGCAGGACCTCCATCGTCCGCTGATTGGTGATGTGTGCTCTGGGCGTATTGGCGAGCCAACGGTAGCGGTTGATCACTAGCGGCTCCAGGCCGTAGGTCGCAAGCAGCGCGGCCGTGGCCGAGCCGGCCGGCCCCGTGCCAATGATCAAAACGTCGGTGATGATGTCAGCCATTCGGCCCTCCCTTGTCATCCTGTCGAACGGTTTCGCCCCTCAGGATGCGGCGAACCGGAAAGAGTTCCCAACCCGTACGGTCGGATATCAGCCCCCAGAGCCCTCTAGGCGCAAACAGCATGGTTATGATCGCCAGCGTGCCGAGCGCCAGAAGATACCAGGAACCGTAGCTGGAAAAGGCATTCTGCAGCACGAAGAACACGAGCACGCCAAGGATGGGACCTTCAATCGTACCGATGCCGCCGATGACGACGATGAAGATGACGTAGGCCGTCCAATCGGTCAGCGAAAAGGCCGCGTCAGGTGATATCCGCGCCTTCTGCAGGTAGATCAGCGCACCAACGATGCCGGTAACGAATGCGACGAAGAGATAGACGAGCGTCTTCAGCCTGCGGGCATCGACCCCGAGCGCCCGGGCGGCGGTCTCGTTGTCACGTACCGCGGCAAGGCCCAGCCCGTGCTTGCTGCGCAGCAGCTTGTAGATGAAGGAGATCGTCAAGGCTGCCGATGCCAGCGCCAACCAGTAGGCCAGTGCATCGGCCGCAGCCGGCGGGCGCATGCCGAACCAGTCAACAAGCGCCGAGATGCCGAACATGTCGCGCACGGCATCCCGCGGGAGTGACGTGCCCGTTCCTCCACCAAGCGTCTTCCACTGTGCCA contains:
- a CDS encoding branched-chain amino acid ABC transporter permease, which codes for MTTGFETMTPENHAAADWKIETRTRIARIFGIVALAAVIALAAAPFIVSRGVAQDLFYILTMLTLAQSWNLLAGYAGLISVGQQLFVGCGAYALFGLVILLGLDPILAVPLAGLLAMLIAVPTAFFAFRLYGPYFAIGTWVIAEVGRLLLAQWKTLGGGTGTSLPRDAVRDMFGISALVDWFGMRPPAAADALAYWLALASAALTISFIYKLLRSKHGLGLAAVRDNETAARALGVDARRLKTLVYLFVAFVTGIVGALIYLQKARISPDAAFSLTDWTAYVIFIVVIGGIGTIEGPILGVLVFFVLQNAFSSYGSWYLLALGTLAIITMLFAPRGLWGLISDRTGWELFPVRRILRGETVRQDDKGGPNG